Proteins from one Mycobacterium adipatum genomic window:
- a CDS encoding HAD-IB family hydrolase codes for MSSADGQPGGSKIMRLPGTVAEIEASPEGPQVGAFFDLDGTLVAGFTGVLMTRDQLRRGQMSVGEFIGMVQAGINHQLGRSEFEDLIGKGARMLHGNSMSDLDELGERLFIQHVRDRIYPEMRAMVRAHMARGHTVVLSSSALTVQVEPVARFLGIDNVLSNKFKVDEEGLITGEVEEPVIWGPGKAHAVQKFSAANGVDLSKSYFYADGDEDVALMYLVGNPRPTNPAGKLASVAQKRGWPILKFSSRAGSSPVSQLRTLASLATIPTVAAGAVGLGLLTRNKRVGVNFFTSTWSRLLMLTTGIELNVLGEENLTAQRPAVFIFNHRNQADPMIAGRLVNVDFTGVGKKELERNPLMGPLGKVMDAAFIDRDDTQSAVEGLRKVEELARKGLSILIAPEGTRLDTTEVGPFKKGPFRIAMAAGIPIVPIVIRNAEVIAARDSSTFNAGTVDVAVFPPIPTDDWTHDELPDRIAEVRQLYLDTLLDWPRDTLPDAAVYQRIRGERA; via the coding sequence GGACGGCACCCTGGTCGCCGGATTCACCGGCGTGCTGATGACCCGGGATCAGTTGCGGCGCGGCCAGATGAGCGTCGGCGAGTTCATCGGGATGGTGCAGGCCGGTATCAACCACCAGCTGGGCCGATCGGAGTTCGAGGATCTCATCGGCAAGGGTGCACGCATGCTGCACGGAAACTCGATGAGCGATCTCGACGAGCTCGGCGAGCGGCTCTTCATCCAGCACGTCCGTGACCGGATCTACCCCGAGATGCGGGCCATGGTGCGTGCGCACATGGCCCGCGGCCACACCGTCGTGCTGAGCTCATCGGCGCTGACGGTGCAGGTGGAACCCGTTGCCCGGTTCCTGGGCATCGACAATGTGCTGAGCAACAAGTTCAAGGTCGACGAGGAGGGCCTGATCACCGGTGAGGTCGAGGAACCGGTCATCTGGGGCCCCGGCAAAGCCCATGCGGTGCAAAAGTTCTCGGCGGCCAACGGTGTGGATTTGAGCAAGAGTTACTTCTACGCCGACGGTGACGAGGACGTCGCGTTGATGTATCTGGTCGGCAACCCGCGGCCCACCAACCCGGCCGGGAAGCTGGCATCGGTCGCCCAGAAACGCGGCTGGCCGATCCTGAAGTTCAGCAGCCGCGCCGGCAGCAGCCCGGTGTCTCAGCTGCGCACCCTGGCCAGCCTGGCGACCATCCCCACGGTGGCCGCAGGCGCGGTCGGGCTGGGTCTGCTCACCCGCAACAAACGCGTCGGGGTGAACTTCTTCACCTCCACCTGGAGCAGGCTGCTGATGCTGACCACCGGTATCGAGCTCAATGTGCTCGGTGAGGAGAACCTGACCGCGCAGCGCCCGGCGGTGTTCATCTTCAACCACCGCAACCAGGCCGATCCGATGATCGCCGGCCGGCTGGTCAACGTGGACTTCACCGGGGTGGGCAAGAAGGAGCTGGAGCGCAATCCGCTGATGGGCCCGCTCGGCAAGGTGATGGACGCCGCTTTCATCGACCGCGACGACACCCAATCGGCCGTCGAAGGGCTGCGCAAGGTCGAAGAGCTTGCCCGCAAGGGTCTTTCGATTCTGATCGCGCCCGAGGGGACCAGGCTGGACACCACGGAGGTCGGACCGTTCAAGAAGGGCCCGTTCCGCATCGCGATGGCCGCCGGCATCCCGATCGTGCCGATCGTGATCCGCAATGCCGAGGTCATCGCCGCCCGCGATTCGAGCACCTTCAACGCCGGCACGGTGGATGTGGCGGTGTTCCCGCCGATCCCGACCGACGACTGGACACACGATGAGCTGCCCGACCGGATTGCCGAGGTGCGCCAGCTGTACCTGGACACGCTGCTGGACTGGCCGCGCGACACCTTGCCCGATGCCGCTGTGTATCAACGCATCCGGGGAGAACGCGCGTGA
- a CDS encoding glycerol-3-phosphate 1-O-acyltransferase, which produces MKQVSEDFTSFSPTGDTLVLAAVASPAEQELLDDWLRQQRRDRPEARVEVLLLPAHAEDPPATVMARLVELLSADPDRSVVPVRIFWVPGGLPTRSKVVSLISGRDTYRPPELLQRRILRRDPARARVVAGEPAKVSELRQQWNDTTVAENPREFARFVIRRAILAIERVELRLLGPEYKSPRLVKPEMLASARFREGLEKIPGATVEKAGEMLDELSTGWSRFSVDLIPSLGRAIFSRGFDPNIDYDRDEIEAMRHALEIHPAVLLFSHRSYLDGVIVPVAMQENRLPPVHTFAGINLSFGFMGPIFRHSGVIFLRRKLDDPLYKYVLRQFVGYIVEKRFNLNWSIEGTRSRTGKMLPPKLGLLSYVADAYLDGRSEDILLQPVSISFDQLHETAEYAEYARGGEKTPESVSWLYNFIKAQGERNYGKIYVRFPEAVSMRQYLGEPNGPIAKDEDAKRLAMQKMAFEVAWRIVRVTPVNATGLVSALLLTARGLALTVGQLHHTFQDALDYLERKEIPMTNSALRLRTPEGVRAAVDALSGGHPVTRVDGGREPVWRIARDDELQAAFYRNSVIYAFLETSLIELALAHAARAESDWLAVFWTQVIRLRDLLKFEFYFADSATFRDNIAREMSWVPDWEEKIASGPDGIDAVLQTKRPLLGSAMLRPFFEAYRIVADVLRDAAAEIPEAELTTLALGVGRQYVAQAKVRSAESVSALLFTTARQVAADQGLLRRAADLSERRAAFLSEMRGILADMDTVEVASREQFIARERASRQSAGR; this is translated from the coding sequence GTGAAGCAGGTTAGCGAGGACTTCACCAGCTTCAGTCCGACCGGTGACACCCTGGTGCTGGCCGCCGTCGCGTCACCGGCCGAACAAGAGCTACTCGACGATTGGTTGCGCCAGCAGCGACGGGACCGGCCGGAGGCCCGCGTCGAGGTCCTGCTGCTGCCGGCGCATGCGGAGGATCCGCCGGCCACCGTGATGGCGCGGCTGGTCGAACTGCTCTCCGCGGATCCGGACCGCTCGGTGGTGCCGGTGCGGATCTTCTGGGTGCCCGGTGGTCTGCCCACCCGGTCCAAGGTGGTGTCCCTGATTTCCGGACGTGACACCTACCGGCCGCCGGAACTGCTGCAACGCCGCATCCTGCGCAGGGATCCCGCGCGCGCCCGGGTGGTCGCCGGTGAGCCGGCGAAGGTGTCCGAGCTGCGCCAGCAGTGGAACGACACCACCGTGGCGGAGAATCCACGCGAATTCGCACGGTTTGTCATCCGGCGCGCCATCCTGGCGATCGAGCGGGTGGAGCTGCGGCTGCTCGGTCCGGAGTACAAATCGCCGCGTCTGGTCAAGCCGGAGATGCTCGCCTCGGCGCGATTCCGCGAGGGGCTGGAGAAGATTCCCGGCGCCACGGTGGAAAAGGCCGGCGAAATGCTCGACGAGCTCTCCACCGGGTGGAGCCGCTTCTCCGTGGACCTCATCCCGAGTCTGGGCCGGGCCATCTTCAGCCGCGGTTTCGATCCCAACATCGACTATGACCGCGACGAGATCGAAGCCATGCGGCACGCACTGGAGATCCACCCGGCGGTACTGCTGTTCTCGCACCGTTCCTACCTCGACGGCGTGATCGTCCCGGTGGCCATGCAGGAGAACAGACTTCCTCCGGTGCACACCTTTGCCGGCATCAACCTGTCGTTCGGCTTCATGGGCCCGATCTTCCGGCATTCCGGGGTGATCTTCCTGCGCCGCAAGCTCGACGACCCGCTGTACAAGTATGTGCTGCGCCAGTTTGTCGGCTACATCGTGGAGAAGCGGTTCAACCTGAACTGGTCGATCGAGGGCACCCGGTCCCGCACCGGAAAGATGTTGCCGCCCAAGCTCGGTCTGTTGTCCTATGTCGCCGACGCCTACCTCGACGGGCGCAGCGAGGACATCTTGTTGCAGCCCGTGTCGATCAGTTTCGACCAGTTGCACGAGACCGCCGAATACGCCGAGTACGCCAGGGGAGGGGAGAAGACCCCGGAGAGCGTGAGCTGGCTCTACAACTTCATCAAGGCGCAGGGCGAACGTAACTACGGCAAGATCTACGTGCGGTTCCCCGAAGCGGTGTCCATGCGCCAATATCTGGGCGAACCCAACGGTCCCATCGCCAAGGACGAGGATGCCAAACGCCTGGCCATGCAAAAGATGGCCTTCGAGGTCGCCTGGCGCATCGTGCGGGTCACCCCGGTGAATGCGACGGGGCTGGTGTCGGCGTTGTTGCTCACCGCCCGTGGGCTGGCGCTCACCGTCGGGCAGCTGCACCACACCTTCCAAGACGCGCTCGATTATCTTGAGCGCAAAGAGATCCCGATGACCAACAGTGCGCTGCGGTTGCGCACCCCGGAGGGGGTGCGGGCGGCTGTGGACGCCTTGTCCGGCGGCCATCCGGTGACGCGGGTGGACGGCGGCCGCGAACCGGTCTGGCGGATAGCCAGAGACGACGAACTGCAGGCCGCCTTCTACCGGAACTCGGTCATCTACGCGTTCCTGGAGACCTCGCTCATCGAACTTGCGCTGGCGCATGCCGCACGGGCGGAGTCCGATTGGCTTGCGGTGTTCTGGACCCAGGTGATCCGGCTGCGCGACCTGCTGAAGTTCGAGTTCTATTTCGCCGACTCGGCGACGTTCCGGGACAACATCGCCCGGGAGATGTCCTGGGTGCCGGACTGGGAGGAGAAGATCGCCTCCGGTCCGGACGGCATCGACGCGGTGCTGCAGACCAAGCGGCCACTGCTCGGGTCGGCGATGCTGCGGCCGTTCTTCGAGGCCTACCGGATCGTGGCCGATGTGCTGCGGGACGCCGCGGCGGAAATCCCGGAGGCGGAGTTGACCACGCTGGCGCTCGGTGTGGGCCGCCAGTACGTGGCCCAGGCCAAGGTGCGCAGTGCCGAGTCGGTGTCGGCGCTGCTGTTCACCACCGCACGGCAGGTGGCCGCCGATCAGGGTCTGCTGCGCCGGGCCGCGGATCTGTCCGAGCGGCGCGCGGCATTCCTGTCCGAGATGCGCGGCATCCTTGCCGACATGGACACCGTCGAAGTTGCCTCCCGGGAGCAGTTCATTGCCCGTGAGCGGGCCTCACGCCAGTCCGCGGGTCGCTGA
- a CDS encoding cytochrome c oxidase assembly protein, producing MTTVAPGVRTSAVWPVLCGVALLAGAVAAGIGGLSLVDALAATGLPDPGPATTYGLPFVRAVGEIAGAVAVGSFLMAAFLVPPQRNGVLDAGGYRALRTGTAAAGVWTVCAMLMVPLTVSDITGAPLTSRLSPVDIWTVASMVETAGTWRWTALLAGIVTLISIPVLRWSWTPVLLAGSLVTLLPLALSGHSSSGGAHDVATNGLLIHLIAAVVWAGGLMALWVLAVRGGEHIDVAARRFSAIALWCFAAMAVSGVVNALVRVRPAELVSTTYGLLLLGKATALVALGVLGWLQRRRSVAALADDPAARRPLIQLALVESLVFGVTFGLAVALGRTPPPPLAELPSITAVEIGYDLAGPPTLARVLFDWRFDLIFGTAAIVAAAIYIAGVVRLRRRGDSWPVGRIIAWLCGCAALLFATSSGVGRYMPAMFSMHMAAHMMLSMLVPVLLVLGAPVTLALRALPTAGKDRPPGPREWLLAALHSRVSTFFTNPLVATAIFVAGFYGLYFGGIFDAAADSHGAHLAMNAHFLLSGYLFYWVVIGVDPTPRPIPPLAKLAMVFGSLPLHAFFGVVLMGTQTVLAGDFYRSLGLAWHTDLLADQRLGGGIAWSTGEVPLVLVMLALLIQWRRSDDRTAKRLDRAADRDEDADLAAYNSMLAKLSQREDR from the coding sequence ATGACGACCGTCGCGCCAGGCGTGCGCACAAGCGCCGTGTGGCCGGTCCTCTGCGGTGTGGCGCTGCTGGCCGGGGCGGTGGCCGCCGGCATCGGTGGCCTGTCCCTGGTGGACGCGCTGGCCGCGACGGGCCTGCCCGATCCGGGCCCGGCGACCACCTACGGGCTGCCGTTCGTGCGCGCGGTCGGCGAGATCGCCGGCGCCGTCGCCGTCGGCTCGTTCCTGATGGCCGCGTTCCTGGTACCGCCGCAGCGCAACGGGGTGCTCGACGCCGGTGGTTATCGGGCGCTGCGCACCGGCACCGCCGCAGCCGGCGTGTGGACGGTGTGCGCGATGCTGATGGTGCCGCTCACGGTGTCCGATATCACCGGCGCGCCGTTGACCAGCAGGCTCAGCCCGGTCGACATCTGGACGGTGGCCAGCATGGTGGAGACCGCGGGCACCTGGCGCTGGACGGCCCTGTTGGCCGGCATCGTGACGCTGATCAGCATCCCGGTGCTGCGCTGGTCCTGGACGCCGGTGCTGCTGGCCGGATCACTGGTCACCCTGTTGCCGTTGGCGCTCAGCGGTCACTCGTCGTCCGGGGGCGCCCACGACGTGGCGACCAACGGCCTGCTCATCCACCTGATCGCCGCGGTGGTGTGGGCCGGCGGCCTGATGGCGCTGTGGGTGCTGGCGGTGCGCGGCGGTGAGCATATCGACGTGGCCGCGCGCCGCTTTTCGGCGATCGCGCTGTGGTGCTTCGCGGCGATGGCCGTCTCCGGCGTCGTCAACGCCCTGGTGCGGGTCCGCCCCGCCGAGCTGGTCAGCACCACCTACGGTCTCCTGCTGTTGGGTAAGGCCACCGCCCTGGTGGCGCTCGGAGTGCTGGGCTGGCTGCAGCGCCGGCGCAGCGTCGCCGCACTGGCCGACGACCCCGCCGCCCGCCGCCCGCTGATCCAGTTGGCGCTCGTCGAATCGCTGGTGTTCGGGGTGACCTTCGGGCTCGCGGTGGCACTCGGGCGGACCCCGCCACCGCCGCTGGCCGAACTGCCGTCGATCACCGCCGTGGAGATCGGCTACGACCTGGCCGGCCCGCCCACCCTGGCGCGGGTGCTCTTCGACTGGCGCTTCGACCTGATCTTCGGCACCGCCGCCATCGTGGCGGCCGCGATCTACATCGCCGGGGTGGTGCGGTTGCGTCGCCGCGGCGACTCCTGGCCGGTGGGCCGGATCATCGCGTGGCTGTGCGGCTGTGCGGCGCTGCTGTTCGCGACGTCGTCGGGGGTCGGGCGCTATATGCCCGCCATGTTCAGCATGCACATGGCCGCGCACATGATGTTGTCGATGTTGGTGCCGGTGCTGCTGGTGCTGGGCGCGCCGGTGACCCTGGCGCTGCGCGCATTGCCCACCGCGGGCAAGGACCGCCCGCCGGGCCCGCGGGAGTGGCTGCTGGCCGCACTGCACAGCCGGGTGTCGACGTTCTTCACCAATCCGTTGGTGGCGACCGCGATCTTCGTGGCGGGTTTCTACGGGCTGTACTTCGGCGGCATCTTCGACGCGGCCGCCGACAGCCACGGCGCGCACCTGGCAATGAACGCGCACTTCCTGCTCAGCGGCTATCTGTTCTATTGGGTGGTCATCGGGGTGGACCCGACGCCGCGGCCGATCCCGCCCCTGGCCAAGCTGGCGATGGTGTTCGGTTCGCTGCCGTTGCACGCCTTCTTCGGTGTGGTGCTGATGGGTACGCAGACCGTGCTCGCCGGCGATTTCTACCGGTCACTCGGGCTGGCGTGGCACACCGATCTGCTCGCCGATCAACGTCTCGGCGGTGGGATCGCCTGGTCGACGGGCGAGGTCCCGCTGGTGCTGGTCATGCTGGCCCTGCTGATCCAGTGGCGGCGTAGCGACGACCGCACCGCCAAGCGGCTGGACCGGGCCGCCGATCGCGACGAGGACGCCGACTTGGCCGCCTACAACAGCATGCTGGCCAAACTGTCCCAGCGCGAAGATCGCTAG
- the pknB gene encoding Stk1 family PASTA domain-containing Ser/Thr kinase, whose amino-acid sequence MTAPRQLTDRYELGEILGFGGMSEVHRARDVRLHREVAIKILRADLARDPNFYQRFRREAKHTAALNHPSIVAVYDTGEAQTPQGKLPFLVMEYVDGATVGKLIARHGAMPPQRAISIIAEVCTALEFSHSRGIVHRDIKPANIMITSAGAVKVMDFGIARAMNATTGDRLTATSAVVGTAQYFSPEQARGHQVDARTDVYSLGCVLYEMITGQALFTGDTPLSVAYQHVREQPVPPSKRRAGISAELDAVVLKALAKKPEKRYQSAAEMHADLRRVASGTAPQARPPQPGHHDDTDDVPAARGPSTLQFPAQQPRRGSRRWVMAGALVAVTLLVIAGVYIVGAVNRIQVPDVQGLTQQEAVSRLQDSGLNPVVDAKPDGSVDAGRVIGTDPAAGGSVSAGSDITLNVSTGPEQRRIPDVSRLSYDEAVATLADAGFENVRRMPQASTSEELDRVVGTVPAAQQDSATSNEIVILVGSGPSARTVPDVTGQTVEQATRNLDTAGFTTILQADADGTLPTGQVAGTDPPAGTSVASDAPLTLKVSRGNQFAMPDLRGLLYGDALAQLNALGFVGKFLKGPDMDAGSDRRAKVVQQVPAPGTGVNRDGIITVNYGS is encoded by the coding sequence ATGACCGCGCCGCGGCAGCTGACCGACCGCTACGAGCTGGGTGAGATCCTCGGCTTCGGCGGGATGTCGGAGGTGCACCGCGCGCGTGATGTGCGACTGCACCGCGAGGTGGCGATCAAGATCCTGCGTGCCGACCTCGCCCGCGACCCCAACTTCTACCAGCGCTTCCGGCGGGAGGCCAAGCACACCGCGGCGCTGAACCATCCGTCGATCGTGGCCGTGTACGACACCGGTGAGGCGCAGACGCCGCAGGGCAAACTGCCGTTCCTGGTGATGGAGTACGTCGACGGGGCCACCGTCGGGAAGCTGATCGCCCGCCATGGCGCGATGCCGCCACAGCGGGCGATCTCCATCATCGCCGAGGTCTGCACGGCGCTGGAGTTCAGCCACAGCCGCGGAATCGTGCACCGCGATATCAAACCGGCCAACATCATGATCACCTCCGCGGGCGCGGTGAAAGTGATGGATTTCGGCATCGCGCGCGCCATGAACGCCACCACCGGGGACCGCCTCACCGCGACCTCGGCCGTCGTCGGCACCGCGCAGTACTTCTCCCCCGAACAGGCCCGCGGCCATCAGGTCGACGCCCGCACCGATGTGTACTCGCTGGGGTGCGTGTTGTACGAGATGATCACCGGCCAGGCCCTGTTCACCGGGGACACGCCCCTGTCGGTTGCCTATCAGCACGTTCGGGAGCAGCCGGTCCCGCCATCGAAGCGCAGGGCGGGGATCTCCGCCGAACTCGACGCGGTGGTGCTCAAGGCGCTGGCCAAGAAACCCGAGAAGCGCTATCAGAGCGCGGCCGAGATGCACGCCGACCTGCGCCGGGTCGCCAGCGGCACCGCCCCGCAGGCCCGGCCGCCGCAGCCCGGACACCACGATGACACCGATGACGTCCCCGCGGCCCGCGGTCCGAGCACCCTGCAGTTTCCGGCCCAGCAGCCGCGGCGCGGATCTCGCCGCTGGGTGATGGCCGGGGCCCTGGTCGCCGTCACGCTGCTGGTGATCGCCGGGGTGTACATCGTCGGCGCCGTGAACCGGATCCAGGTTCCCGACGTGCAAGGACTGACCCAGCAGGAGGCTGTGAGTCGGCTGCAGGACAGCGGCCTGAATCCGGTGGTGGACGCCAAACCCGACGGATCGGTCGACGCGGGACGGGTGATCGGCACCGACCCGGCCGCCGGTGGCTCCGTCTCCGCGGGCAGCGATATCACGCTGAACGTGTCGACCGGGCCGGAGCAGCGCCGAATCCCGGATGTCTCCCGGCTGTCCTACGACGAGGCCGTGGCGACGCTGGCCGACGCCGGCTTCGAGAACGTGCGCCGGATGCCGCAGGCCTCCACCAGCGAGGAACTCGACCGCGTCGTCGGAACCGTCCCTGCGGCGCAACAGGATTCGGCCACCAGCAACGAGATCGTGATCCTGGTCGGTTCGGGTCCCTCGGCGCGGACGGTGCCCGACGTGACCGGGCAGACCGTCGAGCAGGCCACCCGGAACCTGGACACCGCCGGTTTCACCACCATCCTGCAGGCCGACGCGGACGGCACGCTGCCGACGGGCCAGGTGGCCGGCACCGATCCGCCGGCCGGGACGTCGGTGGCCTCGGATGCCCCGCTCACCCTGAAGGTCTCCCGCGGCAACCAGTTCGCCATGCCCGATCTGCGCGGGCTGCTGTACGGGGACGCGCTGGCACAGCTGAATGCGCTCGGTTTCGTCGGGAAATTCCTGAAGGGACCCGATATGGACGCCGGCAGCGACCGCCGCGCCAAGGTCGTGCAGCAGGTCCCCGCGCCCGGTACCGGCGTGAACCGGGACGGCATCATCACGGTGAACTACGGGAGCTAG
- a CDS encoding single-stranded DNA-binding protein — translation MFETPFSVVGTVVTDPIKRRVNDQDFTRFRVASNSRRRTPEGTWETGTTLFLSVNCWGKVAEGVVGVLYKGDPVVVVGHIYTDEYEDKEGIRRSSVEVRAFAVGPDLSRCRAKLEKSRPAAEPASPAGSDGDEGPDRTEASDELPISA, via the coding sequence ATGTTCGAGACCCCGTTTTCCGTCGTCGGCACCGTGGTCACCGATCCCATCAAGCGCCGGGTGAATGACCAGGACTTCACCCGGTTCCGGGTGGCCAGCAATTCGCGCCGTCGCACCCCGGAGGGCACCTGGGAGACCGGCACCACGCTCTTCCTCTCCGTCAACTGCTGGGGAAAGGTCGCCGAGGGCGTGGTCGGCGTGCTCTACAAGGGGGACCCGGTGGTCGTGGTGGGCCATATCTACACCGACGAATACGAGGACAAGGAGGGCATCCGGCGCTCCAGCGTCGAGGTCCGCGCCTTCGCGGTCGGGCCGGATCTGAGCCGCTGCCGGGCCAAGCTGGAGAAGTCTCGGCCGGCCGCCGAACCGGCGTCGCCCGCCGGGTCCGACGGTGATGAGGGCCCCGATCGCACCGAGGCGTCCGACGAGCTGCCGATCTCGGCGTAA
- the ettA gene encoding energy-dependent translational throttle protein EttA: MAEFIYTMRKVRKAHGDKVILDDVTLNFLPGAKIGVVGPNGAGKSSVLKIMAGIDQPNNGDAFLAPGATVGILMQEPLLDETKTVRENVEEGVAVKAKLNRYNEVAELMATDYTDELMEEMGQLQEELDAADAWDIDSQLEQAMDALRCPPPDEPVTHLSGGEKRRVALCKLLLSKPDLLLLDEPTNHLDAESVLWLEQHLADYKGAILAVTHDRYFLDNVAEWILELDRGRAYPYEGNYSTYLEKKAERLEVQGKKDQKLQKRLKEELAWVRSGAKARQAKNKARLDRYEEMAAEAEKTRKLDFEEIQIPAPPRLGNLVVEVSHLDKGFEGRTLIKDLSFTLPRNGIVGVIGPNGVGKTTLFKTIVGLEQPDSGEVKVGETVKLSYVDQSRAGIDPKKNVWQVVSDGLDYIEVGQNEIPSRAYVSAFGFKGPDQQKPAGVLSGGERNRLNLALTLKEGGNLILLDEPTNDLDVETLSSLENALESFPGCAVVISHDRWFLDRTCTHILAWEGDDDNEAKWFWFEGNFGAYEENKIARLGADAARPHRVTHRKLTRD; this comes from the coding sequence ATGGCCGAATTCATCTACACGATGCGGAAGGTGCGCAAGGCGCACGGCGACAAGGTCATCCTTGACGACGTCACGCTGAACTTCCTTCCGGGAGCCAAGATCGGCGTCGTCGGTCCCAACGGGGCCGGTAAGTCGAGTGTGCTCAAGATCATGGCCGGCATCGACCAGCCCAACAACGGTGACGCCTTCCTGGCGCCCGGCGCGACGGTCGGCATCCTCATGCAGGAGCCGCTTCTCGACGAGACCAAGACCGTCCGGGAGAACGTCGAGGAAGGCGTCGCCGTCAAGGCCAAGCTCAACCGGTACAACGAGGTCGCCGAACTGATGGCCACCGACTACACCGATGAGCTCATGGAGGAGATGGGCCAGCTGCAGGAGGAGCTCGACGCCGCCGACGCCTGGGATATCGACTCCCAGCTGGAGCAGGCCATGGACGCGCTGCGCTGCCCGCCGCCCGACGAGCCCGTCACCCACCTCTCCGGTGGTGAGAAGCGCCGCGTCGCGTTGTGCAAGCTGCTGCTGTCCAAGCCGGACCTGCTGCTGCTCGACGAGCCCACCAACCACCTCGACGCCGAGAGCGTGCTGTGGCTCGAGCAGCACCTCGCCGACTACAAGGGCGCGATCCTGGCGGTCACCCACGACCGCTACTTCCTGGACAACGTGGCCGAGTGGATCCTGGAGCTCGACCGTGGCCGCGCCTACCCCTACGAGGGCAACTACTCCACCTACCTGGAGAAGAAGGCCGAACGCCTGGAGGTGCAGGGCAAGAAGGACCAGAAGCTGCAGAAGCGGCTGAAGGAAGAACTGGCCTGGGTGCGTTCGGGCGCCAAGGCCCGGCAGGCCAAGAACAAGGCCCGGCTGGATCGCTACGAGGAGATGGCGGCGGAGGCGGAGAAGACCCGCAAGCTCGACTTCGAGGAGATCCAGATCCCGGCCCCGCCGCGGCTGGGCAACCTCGTGGTCGAGGTGAGCCACCTCGACAAGGGTTTCGAGGGCCGCACCCTCATCAAGGATCTGTCCTTCACGCTGCCCCGCAACGGCATCGTCGGCGTCATCGGCCCCAACGGCGTCGGCAAGACCACCCTGTTCAAGACCATCGTCGGCCTCGAGCAGCCCGACAGCGGTGAGGTCAAGGTCGGCGAGACGGTCAAATTGAGCTACGTCGACCAGAGCCGTGCCGGTATCGACCCGAAGAAGAACGTCTGGCAGGTGGTCTCCGACGGGCTGGACTACATCGAGGTCGGACAGAACGAGATCCCGTCCCGCGCCTACGTGTCGGCGTTCGGGTTCAAGGGCCCCGACCAGCAGAAGCCCGCGGGCGTGCTGTCCGGTGGTGAGCGCAACCGGCTGAACCTGGCGCTGACCCTCAAAGAGGGCGGCAACCTGATCCTGCTCGACGAGCCCACCAACGACCTCGACGTGGAGACGCTGTCCTCGCTGGAGAACGCGCTGGAGAGCTTCCCCGGGTGCGCCGTCGTGATCAGCCACGACCGCTGGTTCCTGGATCGCACCTGCACGCACATCTTGGCGTGGGAGGGCGATGACGACAACGAGGCCAAGTGGTTCTGGTTCGAGGGCAACTTCGGCGCCTACGAGGAGAACAAGATCGCGCGCCTGGGCGCCGATGCGGCCCGCCCGCACCGGGTGACCCACCGCAAGCTGACGCGCGACTGA